The following is a genomic window from Hymenobacter sp. APR13.
CGAACTGGTGATTTCCACCAAGGCTGGCTACCACATGTGGGAAGGGCCCTACGGCGAATGGGGCTCCCGCAAATACCTCATTTCCAGTCTCGACCAGAGCCTGCGCCGCATGAAGCTGGACTACGTGGACATCTTCTACTCGCACCGCCCAGACCCTGATACGCCCCTGGAAGAAACTATGGGTGCCCTCGACCACGTGGTGCGCCAGGGCAAAGCCTTGTACGTAGGCATCAGCAACTACGAGCCCCGGGAGGCCGCCGAGGCCATCCGCATCCTGCGCGAGCTGGGCACGCCCTGCCTGATTCACCAGCCCAAGTACTCGATGTTTGAGCGCGGTCCGGAAAACGGTCTGCTGGACCTGCTGGGGCAGGAAGGCGTAGGCTGCATTCCGTTCTCGCCGCTGGCCCAGGGCCTGCTCACCAACAAATACCTGCACGGCATCCCCGACGATTCGCGGGTGGCCAAAGGCGTGGGCTTCCTCACCGAAAACCAGCTGACCGAAGCCCGCCTTACGCAAATCCGCCAGCTAAACGACCTAGCCCAGGAGCGCGGCCAGAGTCTAGCCCAACTAGCCCTCAGCTGGATTCTGCGCGACGAGCGCATCACCTCAGTGCTCATCGGCGCCAGCAAGCCCGAGCAGCTCACCAACTCTTTGCGCTGCCTGGAAAACCTGCAGTTCAGCCCCGAGGAACTGGCCCGGATTGAGAAAGTGCTGAAGGCCTAAACCTGTCATTCCGAGCGTAGCGAGGAATCTGGGTCAGCCTCTTATGGGTAACTCAGATTCCTCGCTGTGCTCGGAATGACAGATGGTATTGCGGTTTCGGCCACTACGGGTGCTGCCGCAGAAGCTGTAGCGTTTTCTTGTCCGGCTCACCGCCGAAGAACTTGTCCAGCACCCGTTGAAAAACCGGGTCGGCGCCTTCCAGGGCGGCGAACAGCGTCATACTGGAGCGGAGCTTCAGGTCATCGGGACTGCCCATGATGTGGGTGGCGTCGGTG
Proteins encoded in this region:
- the mgrA gene encoding L-glyceraldehyde 3-phosphate reductase codes for the protein MPYQPSPGRYATMPYRRCGRSGLKLPAVSLGLWHNFGDVDVLQNFRAILHRAFDSGVTHFDLANNYGPPPGSAETNFGRILKEDFRGYRDELVISTKAGYHMWEGPYGEWGSRKYLISSLDQSLRRMKLDYVDIFYSHRPDPDTPLEETMGALDHVVRQGKALYVGISNYEPREAAEAIRILRELGTPCLIHQPKYSMFERGPENGLLDLLGQEGVGCIPFSPLAQGLLTNKYLHGIPDDSRVAKGVGFLTENQLTEARLTQIRQLNDLAQERGQSLAQLALSWILRDERITSVLIGASKPEQLTNSLRCLENLQFSPEELARIEKVLKA